Proteins from a genomic interval of Kineococcus rhizosphaerae:
- a CDS encoding carbohydrate ABC transporter permease, with product MTSDTSAHPAVRARGSRRGAVPAPTGPRSRHRGRRVVSQVLLTLVGVLFAMPLVWMVASSLKSGGEIFSTPPKLLGDRLLFSNYTQAMDYLPFARFMLNTLFVAVAGTLITLVTSALSAYAFARLRFRFREAIFLLYLGTLMVPQEVVVVPMFLIMKDLGWVNSFQALILPWAFTAFGTFLLRQFFLTIPTELEEAAKIDGAGHVRILTRVIAPIAAPAFAVLAVFTFINYWNSFLWPLIITNDVSTTTVPLGLNLFLGQNGQEWQLLMAAATISMAPTVLLVLVLQKYLVRGIALSGLGGR from the coding sequence ATGACCAGTGACACCTCGGCGCACCCGGCGGTGCGGGCGCGCGGGTCCCGCCGGGGCGCGGTGCCCGCTCCCACCGGCCCGCGGAGCCGGCACCGCGGCCGGCGCGTCGTCTCCCAGGTCCTGCTGACCCTCGTCGGCGTGCTGTTCGCCATGCCGCTGGTCTGGATGGTCGCCAGCTCCCTGAAGTCCGGCGGGGAGATCTTCTCCACCCCGCCCAAGCTGCTCGGGGACCGGCTGCTGTTCTCCAACTACACCCAGGCGATGGACTACCTGCCCTTCGCCAGGTTCATGCTCAACACCCTCTTCGTCGCGGTGGCCGGCACCCTCATCACGCTCGTCACCTCCGCGCTGTCGGCCTACGCCTTCGCGCGGCTGCGGTTCCGGTTCCGCGAGGCGATCTTCCTGCTCTACCTCGGGACGCTCATGGTCCCGCAGGAGGTCGTCGTCGTCCCGATGTTCCTCATCATGAAGGACCTCGGGTGGGTCAACTCGTTCCAGGCCCTCATCCTGCCCTGGGCGTTCACGGCCTTCGGGACGTTCCTGCTGCGGCAGTTCTTCCTGACCATCCCGACGGAGCTGGAGGAGGCCGCCAAGATCGACGGCGCCGGCCACGTGCGGATCCTCACCCGGGTCATCGCGCCGATCGCCGCGCCCGCCTTCGCGGTCCTGGCCGTCTTCACCTTCATCAACTACTGGAACTCCTTCCTGTGGCCGCTCATCATCACCAACGACGTCTCGACGACGACGGTGCCGCTGGGCCTCAACCTCTTCCTCGGTCAGAACGGCCAGGAGTGGCAGCTGCTGATGGCGGCTGCGACGATCTCGATGGCACCGACGGTGCTGCTCGTCCTCGTCCTGCAGAAGTACCTCGTGCGGGGCATCGCCCTGTCCGGCCTCGGCGGCCGCTGA
- a CDS encoding carbohydrate ABC transporter permease: MAISAATVVPAGTRRGTTEIRKGDGKAALGFLTPGALGFLAFTLFPVVASLVMSFFDWPVLGSPSFAGFGNYVELFTTDDTFRTAILNTLLFVVLYVPINVVVSMSLAVWISPRVAGRRFYRVLFFIPAVTPMVGNAVVFSLLMTPNGLIDSTMKSLFGVGAPNFLGSSSWAMPAVVLLSVWQGFGYNLLVFSAALDAVPQHLVEAAEIDGAGTVRRFFSVVLPLLSPSIFFATVLTLISSFQVFTQSYVLTGGGPGNSTTTLVMYLYQSGFQFFRLGFASAIAWVLFVFIMVVTAIQFLGQKKWVHYDQ, from the coding sequence GTGGCGATCTCGGCAGCGACGGTCGTCCCCGCGGGCACGCGGCGGGGCACGACCGAGATCCGCAAGGGCGACGGGAAGGCGGCCCTGGGGTTCCTGACCCCGGGGGCGCTGGGGTTCCTGGCCTTCACGTTGTTCCCGGTGGTCGCCTCGCTCGTCATGAGCTTCTTCGACTGGCCGGTGCTGGGCTCGCCGTCCTTCGCGGGGTTCGGCAACTACGTCGAGCTGTTCACCACCGACGACACGTTCCGCACGGCGATCCTCAACACGCTGCTGTTCGTGGTCCTGTACGTCCCGATCAACGTCGTCGTCTCGATGAGCCTGGCGGTCTGGATCTCCCCGCGCGTCGCGGGGCGGCGGTTCTACCGCGTGCTGTTCTTCATCCCGGCCGTCACGCCCATGGTCGGCAACGCCGTGGTGTTCTCGCTGCTCATGACGCCGAACGGTCTCATCGACTCCACGATGAAGTCCCTGTTCGGCGTGGGGGCCCCGAACTTCCTCGGCTCGTCGTCGTGGGCGATGCCCGCCGTCGTGCTGCTGTCGGTCTGGCAGGGGTTCGGCTACAACCTGCTGGTGTTCTCCGCGGCGCTGGACGCCGTCCCGCAGCACCTGGTCGAGGCCGCCGAGATCGACGGGGCGGGAACGGTCCGCCGGTTCTTCAGCGTGGTCCTGCCGCTGCTGTCGCCCAGCATCTTCTTCGCCACCGTCCTGACGCTCATCTCCTCGTTCCAGGTCTTCACGCAGTCCTACGTCCTCACCGGCGGCGGCCCCGGGAACTCGACGACGACGCTGGTCATGTACCTGTACCAGAGCGGTTTCCAGTTCTTCCGGCTCGGCTTCGCCTCGGCCATCGCCTGGGTGCTGTTCGTGTTCATCATGGTCGTCACGGCGATCCAGTTCCTCGGCCAGAAGAAGTGGGTCCACTATGACCAGTGA
- a CDS encoding ABC transporter substrate-binding protein: MSVQFPKGLSRRSLLSYAGGAGALAALAACGGNSGGSSSSGGDGDLTWFMWSGSTAEVDAWKHVAEMVTKADSTTKVTFQTAAWNDYWTKLTSQAASGASADLVGMQSLRAPQFAELLVPLDDKLSSLGIADDTFESSIYDGLKVDGKVVALPYDFGPYMIFYNKTAFQAAGLPLPAQGWTTADFMTAAKALTTDGKYGYFASSSIDGVLPWVLSETGKAAVDDSGKLDVDNDDWRKVLTWYRGLVSTEKVAAPLPSATSSAAATNQFQSGNAMMCIDGPWSLINAKATAKFEVGIAPMPAGSSGSKTMTAGSGFGVSKSAKDPDRAAKAVAVLTGTDAESYLGQQGRAFPARVAQQQSWYDGNDLGDAKTVMDYSIENSIPYKTTATWTQVNDTYSRYAVPAFNGDGSVDDLLTRVQAQDKSK, encoded by the coding sequence ATGTCCGTGCAGTTCCCGAAGGGTTTGTCGCGCAGGTCCCTGCTCTCCTACGCCGGTGGTGCCGGCGCACTGGCCGCCCTCGCCGCGTGCGGGGGCAACTCCGGCGGTTCCTCGTCCTCCGGCGGCGACGGCGACCTCACGTGGTTCATGTGGTCGGGCTCCACCGCCGAGGTCGACGCCTGGAAGCACGTCGCCGAGATGGTGACGAAGGCCGACTCCACCACGAAGGTGACGTTCCAGACCGCCGCGTGGAACGACTACTGGACCAAGCTCACCTCCCAGGCCGCCAGCGGTGCCTCCGCGGACCTGGTGGGCATGCAGTCGCTGCGCGCGCCGCAGTTCGCCGAGCTCCTCGTCCCCCTGGACGACAAGCTCTCCTCCCTCGGCATCGCCGACGACACGTTCGAATCCAGCATCTACGACGGCCTGAAGGTCGACGGCAAGGTCGTCGCCCTGCCCTACGACTTCGGTCCGTACATGATCTTCTACAACAAGACCGCGTTCCAGGCCGCCGGGCTGCCGCTGCCCGCGCAGGGGTGGACCACCGCCGACTTCATGACGGCGGCCAAGGCCCTGACCACGGACGGCAAGTACGGCTACTTCGCCAGCTCCTCCATCGACGGAGTGCTGCCCTGGGTGCTGTCGGAGACGGGCAAGGCCGCCGTCGACGATTCCGGGAAGCTCGACGTCGACAACGACGACTGGCGCAAGGTCCTGACCTGGTACCGCGGGCTCGTGTCGACCGAGAAGGTCGCCGCCCCGCTGCCGAGCGCCACGTCCAGCGCGGCGGCCACCAACCAGTTCCAGTCCGGCAACGCGATGATGTGCATCGACGGTCCGTGGAGCCTCATCAACGCCAAGGCCACCGCCAAGTTCGAGGTCGGCATCGCGCCGATGCCCGCGGGGTCCTCGGGGTCGAAGACCATGACGGCCGGTTCGGGGTTCGGCGTGTCGAAGTCCGCCAAGGACCCCGACCGGGCGGCCAAGGCGGTCGCCGTCCTCACCGGCACGGATGCCGAGTCCTACCTGGGTCAGCAGGGCCGGGCGTTCCCGGCCCGGGTGGCCCAGCAGCAGTCCTGGTACGACGGCAACGACCTCGGCGACGCCAAGACGGTCATGGACTACTCCATCGAGAACTCCATCCCCTACAAGACGACGGCCACGTGGACGCAGGTCAACGACACGTACTCGCGGTACGCGGTGCCGGCGTTCAACGGCGACGGCAGCGTCGACGACCTCCTGACCCGGGTCCAGGCCCAGGACAAGTCGAAGTAG
- a CDS encoding YdcF family protein, with translation MPPARSRTLLALAAGTFLGVEAAHALASRRGFARGHRAGEPDVVVVLGCPPRPDGSVSRMQRWRTRIAVRTPGRAVLVFSGYARDGLPSEAAVMARHAVEGLGVPADRVRTEEEASTTWENVEFTLARLDGARRVAIASSPVHALRARRYLARQRPDLAARLVRAADYRFGERWDLKALTVLYDVGRSLWLRLPL, from the coding sequence GTGCCTCCCGCCCGGTCCCGGACCCTCCTCGCGCTCGCGGCGGGGACCTTCCTGGGGGTGGAGGCCGCCCACGCCCTCGCCTCGCGCCGGGGGTTCGCGCGCGGGCACCGGGCCGGCGAGCCCGACGTCGTGGTGGTGCTGGGCTGCCCCCCGCGGCCCGACGGCTCGGTGAGCCGCATGCAGCGCTGGCGGACGCGGATCGCGGTCCGCACCCCCGGGCGGGCGGTGCTGGTGTTCTCCGGCTACGCCCGCGACGGTCTGCCCAGCGAGGCGGCCGTCATGGCCCGCCACGCCGTCGAGGGGCTCGGGGTGCCGGCGGACCGGGTGCGCACGGAGGAGGAGGCGAGCACGACGTGGGAGAACGTCGAGTTCACCCTGGCCCGGCTCGACGGCGCGCGGCGCGTGGCGATCGCCTCCTCGCCCGTGCACGCGCTGCGGGCCCGCCGCTACCTGGCGCGCCAGCGCCCGGACCTAGCCGCGCGGCTGGTCCGGGCCGCCGACTACCGGTTCGGGGAGCGGTGGGACCTGAAGGCGCTGACGGTGCTGTACGACGTGGGACGCTCGCTGTGGCTACGCCTCCCGCTCTAG
- a CDS encoding pyridoxal phosphate-dependent aminotransferase — protein sequence MELEQSDKLANVLYDVRGPALRRAQQLEEAGHRILKLNIGNPAPFGFEAPDELLQDMIANLPVAQGYSDSKGIPSARRAVVQSSQLKGVPDVDVADVYMGNGVSELIVMAVQALLNDGDEVLVPAPDYPLWTAAVSLAGGRAVHYLCDESQGWEPDLDHLRAQVSPRTKAMVVINPNNPTGAVYGTQVLEGMLQVAREHGLLVLSDEIYDKILYDGATHVSTASLAPDLLCITFNGLSKAYRVAGFRSGWMYLSGPKSHATGFIEGLDLLANMRLCANVPAQHVVQAALSGHQSIGDLVLPGGRLADQAHRTWELLNAIPGVSCVKPRGALYCFPRLDPEVHRVEDDYQLIVDLLEEQHVLVVQGTGFNWPRPDHFRIVTLPRVEDLENAVGRIGAFLGARTARG from the coding sequence ATGGAACTCGAGCAGTCGGACAAACTCGCCAACGTCCTCTACGACGTGCGCGGCCCCGCCCTCCGGCGGGCCCAGCAGCTCGAGGAGGCCGGGCACCGCATCCTGAAGCTGAACATCGGCAACCCCGCCCCCTTCGGCTTCGAGGCCCCCGACGAGCTGCTGCAGGACATGATCGCCAACCTGCCCGTCGCGCAGGGCTACAGCGACTCCAAGGGCATCCCGTCCGCCCGCCGCGCGGTCGTGCAGTCCAGCCAGCTCAAGGGCGTGCCCGACGTCGACGTCGCCGACGTCTACATGGGCAACGGCGTCAGCGAGCTCATCGTCATGGCCGTGCAGGCGCTGCTCAACGACGGGGACGAGGTGCTGGTCCCCGCGCCGGACTACCCGCTGTGGACGGCCGCCGTCAGCCTGGCCGGCGGCCGGGCCGTGCACTACCTGTGCGACGAGTCCCAGGGGTGGGAACCGGACCTGGACCACCTGCGCGCACAGGTCTCCCCGCGCACCAAGGCCATGGTCGTCATCAACCCGAACAACCCCACGGGCGCCGTCTACGGGACGCAGGTGCTCGAGGGGATGCTGCAGGTCGCCCGCGAGCACGGGCTGCTCGTCCTGTCCGACGAGATCTACGACAAGATCCTCTACGACGGGGCGACCCACGTCTCGACGGCGTCGCTGGCCCCCGACCTGCTGTGCATCACGTTCAACGGGCTGTCGAAGGCCTACCGCGTCGCCGGGTTCCGGTCCGGGTGGATGTACCTGTCCGGCCCCAAGTCGCACGCGACCGGTTTCATCGAGGGCCTGGACCTGCTGGCCAACATGCGGTTGTGCGCCAACGTCCCCGCCCAGCACGTCGTGCAGGCCGCCCTGTCCGGGCACCAGTCGATCGGGGACCTCGTGCTGCCCGGCGGCCGGCTGGCCGACCAGGCCCACCGGACGTGGGAGCTGCTCAACGCGATCCCCGGGGTCAGCTGCGTCAAACCGCGGGGGGCGCTGTACTGCTTCCCCCGCCTGGACCCCGAGGTGCACCGGGTCGAGGACGACTACCAGCTCATCGTCGACCTGCTCGAGGAGCAGCACGTCCTCGTCGTGCAGGGCACCGGGTTCAACTGGCCCAGGCCCGACCACTTCCGCATCGTGACGCTGCCGCGCGTGGAGGACCTGGAGAACGCCGTGGGCCGGATCGGGGCGTTCCTGGGGGCCCGGACCGCCCGTGGCTGA
- a CDS encoding class I SAM-dependent methyltransferase, which produces MPDALFADPRLAVLHDLFEDPARPDLDPYLVRATREPRARRVVDVGCGTGVLAARLARAGLDVVGVDPAAASLAVARDREPRVRWLQAGAADLPALAPDLEADLAVMTGNVAQVFTTDTGWDAALAGVARALRPGGRLVFETRRPAARDWENWSTATQHRDVPGTGHVTKRFELLDVTGALVTFRNTFDLAGTVVVSESTLRFRDLPELEGSLRRNGFTVQDVGQAPDRPGLEFVVEATRARPVTAR; this is translated from the coding sequence GTGCCCGACGCGCTCTTCGCCGACCCCCGGCTCGCGGTCCTGCACGACCTGTTCGAGGACCCCGCGCGCCCCGACCTCGACCCCTACCTGGTCCGGGCCACCCGCGAGCCCCGCGCCCGCCGCGTCGTCGACGTCGGCTGCGGCACCGGGGTGCTGGCCGCCCGCCTGGCCCGCGCCGGCCTCGACGTCGTCGGGGTCGACCCCGCCGCCGCCAGCCTCGCCGTCGCCCGCGACCGTGAGCCGCGGGTCCGGTGGCTGCAGGCCGGGGCGGCCGACCTGCCCGCCCTCGCACCCGACCTCGAGGCGGACCTCGCGGTCATGACCGGGAACGTCGCCCAGGTCTTCACCACCGACACCGGGTGGGACGCGGCGCTCGCCGGCGTGGCCCGGGCGTTGCGGCCCGGCGGCCGGTTGGTGTTCGAGACCCGGCGCCCGGCCGCGCGCGACTGGGAGAACTGGTCGACCGCCACGCAGCACCGCGACGTGCCGGGCACCGGTCACGTCACCAAGCGCTTCGAGCTGCTCGACGTCACCGGCGCCCTGGTCACCTTCCGCAACACCTTCGACCTCGCCGGGACGGTCGTCGTCTCGGAGTCGACGTTGCGGTTCCGGGACCTGCCCGAACTCGAGGGGTCCCTGCGCCGCAACGGCTTCACCGTCCAGGACGTGGGGCAGGCCCCGGACCGGCCCGGGCTCGAGTTCGTGGTGGAGGCCACCCGCGCCCGGCCGGTGACGGCACGTTGA
- a CDS encoding VOC family protein, with protein sequence MAIARFKDLCLDAADHQAQADWWCAVLGYVRRDHDGEGDRDPSWPVPIEDPSGAGPLIWVNPVPEPKTVKNRMHVDVVGDRDALLAAGATLVLARGEDRRWDVLADPEGNEFCAFDPCEV encoded by the coding sequence ATGGCCATCGCCCGGTTCAAGGACCTCTGCCTCGACGCGGCCGACCACCAGGCGCAGGCCGACTGGTGGTGCGCGGTGCTGGGCTACGTGCGCCGCGACCACGACGGGGAGGGCGACCGCGACCCCTCCTGGCCGGTGCCGATCGAGGATCCCTCCGGCGCCGGTCCGCTGATCTGGGTGAACCCGGTCCCCGAGCCCAAGACGGTGAAGAACCGGATGCACGTCGACGTCGTCGGGGACCGGGACGCGCTGCTGGCAGCGGGGGCGACGCTCGTGCTGGCCCGCGGCGAGGACCGCCGGTGGGACGTCCTGGCCGACCCGGAGGGCAACGAGTTCTGCGCCTTCGACCCCTGCGAGGTCTGA
- a CDS encoding mycothiol transferase, with product MDSKDLLLDLYGRIPDAVHAAVDGLDDETLAARLDPGANSIAWLVWHLARVQDDHVSEVAGTEQTWVADGWARRFALPFADGETGYGFSAEQVGQVRVGADLLAGYLDAVHQRTTGYLAGLSAADLDRVVDVRWDPPVTLGVRLVSVADDDLEHAAQAAYVRGVLERTAAARD from the coding sequence ATGGACTCCAAGGACCTGCTGCTCGACCTCTACGGACGCATCCCGGACGCCGTGCACGCCGCGGTCGACGGCCTCGACGACGAGACGCTGGCGGCGCGGCTGGACCCGGGGGCCAACAGCATCGCGTGGCTGGTGTGGCACCTGGCGCGGGTGCAGGACGACCACGTCAGCGAGGTCGCGGGCACGGAGCAGACGTGGGTCGCGGACGGGTGGGCGCGGCGGTTCGCGCTGCCGTTCGCCGACGGCGAGACCGGGTACGGCTTCAGCGCCGAGCAGGTGGGGCAGGTGCGGGTGGGCGCGGACCTGCTGGCCGGCTACCTGGACGCGGTGCACCAGCGGACGACCGGGTACCTGGCGGGGCTCAGCGCGGCCGACCTGGACCGGGTCGTGGACGTGCGGTGGGACCCACCGGTCACCCTGGGGGTCCGGCTGGTCAGCGTCGCCGACGACGACCTGGAGCACGCGGCGCAGGCGGCCTACGTGCGGGGGGTCCTGGAGCGGACCGCGGCCGCGCGGGACTGA
- a CDS encoding cold-shock protein: MAQGTVKWFNGEKGFGFIAPTDGGPDVFVHYSAISGNGYRNLEENDTVEFEVTQGAKGPQAANVVRL; the protein is encoded by the coding sequence ATGGCTCAGGGAACTGTCAAGTGGTTCAACGGTGAGAAGGGCTTCGGCTTCATCGCCCCCACCGACGGTGGACCGGACGTCTTCGTCCACTACTCCGCGATCTCCGGCAACGGGTACCGCAACCTCGAGGAGAACGACACCGTCGAGTTCGAGGTGACCCAGGGCGCCAAGGGCCCCCAGGCTGCCAACGTCGTCCGTCTCTGA
- a CDS encoding fatty acid desaturase family protein encodes MTTTPTHPEPGVAPARARRTTPYAALTAAVQEAGLMRRRTGHYWVRIAVTTLAFAAVLAGAFLLRDSWLVLLTAAPLALVLTQFAFLGHDGAHRQIFATHRSNEWAARIFAALLTGLSYGWWMGKHNKHHQAPNQRGTDSDIESDVVSFHEEAAAGRRGALRWATQKQGWWFYPLLLLAGLNLHVDSVRTMVRGRAGKRRWVDTSLIVVHWAVYAAALVLLLGPGRGAAFFGVHMAAFGLSMGGAFAPNHVGMPIVARETKVDFIRRQVLTSRNISGGWFVDLFMGGLNHQVEHHLFPSMPRPNLRAARPFVLRFCAEHGISYTETSLPRAFADIVRYLNEVGLAARDPFRCPLVSQLRAS; translated from the coding sequence GTGACGACGACCCCCACCCACCCCGAACCCGGGGTCGCCCCCGCCCGGGCCCGCAGGACCACCCCCTACGCCGCTCTGACGGCGGCCGTCCAGGAGGCGGGGCTCATGCGCCGCCGCACGGGGCACTACTGGGTCCGCATCGCAGTCACGACCCTCGCCTTCGCGGCGGTCCTGGCCGGGGCCTTCCTGCTGCGCGACTCCTGGCTCGTGCTGCTGACGGCCGCGCCCCTGGCGCTGGTGCTGACCCAGTTCGCCTTCCTGGGGCACGACGGGGCGCACCGGCAGATCTTCGCCACGCACCGGAGCAACGAGTGGGCCGCGCGGATCTTCGCGGCGCTGCTGACGGGTCTCAGCTACGGCTGGTGGATGGGCAAGCACAACAAGCACCACCAGGCGCCGAACCAGCGGGGCACCGACAGCGACATCGAGTCCGACGTCGTCTCCTTCCACGAGGAGGCCGCAGCGGGCCGTCGGGGCGCGCTGCGGTGGGCGACGCAGAAGCAGGGCTGGTGGTTCTACCCGCTGCTCCTGCTGGCGGGCCTGAACCTGCACGTGGACTCGGTGCGCACGATGGTGCGCGGCCGCGCCGGCAAGCGGCGCTGGGTCGACACCTCCCTGATCGTCGTGCACTGGGCCGTCTACGCCGCCGCGCTCGTGCTGCTGCTCGGCCCGGGCCGCGGCGCCGCCTTCTTCGGGGTGCACATGGCCGCGTTCGGCCTGTCGATGGGTGGGGCGTTCGCCCCCAACCACGTCGGGATGCCGATCGTGGCGCGCGAGACGAAGGTCGACTTCATCCGCCGGCAGGTCCTGACCTCGCGCAACATCTCCGGCGGCTGGTTCGTGGACCTGTTCATGGGCGGGCTGAACCACCAGGTCGAGCACCACCTGTTCCCCTCCATGCCGCGCCCGAACCTGCGTGCGGCGCGCCCCTTCGTGCTCCGCTTCTGCGCCGAGCACGGCATCTCGTACACCGAGACGTCGTTGCCGCGGGCCTTCGCGGACATCGTGCGCTACCTCAACGAGGTGGGGCTGGCCGCCCGCGACCCGTTCCGCTGTCCGCTGGTCTCGCAACTGCGTGCGAGCTGA
- a CDS encoding HelD family protein, with amino-acid sequence MSQSTEPSVTDRDAAEAGEVAREDAHVGTLYARLDALREQTAAQLAEVRRTLATGTHQNRFERDAFATLYEDRLSQLWSVENRLCFGRLDLREGTQDPRRYVGRLGLADERGTQILVDWRAPAAQDFYQATAAAPRDVVRRRHLLTAGRHVTGLDDEVLVAADGERTTGDAALLAAVTAPRTGRMGDIVATIQAEQDRVIRASDRGVLVVQGGPGTGKTAVALHRTAFLLYTHRDRLARSGVLLLGPSPVFLRYVEQVLPALGETGVVTQTLGELYPGVLARGEDSPEAARVKGSLRMVDVLDAAVAARERVPEAPLRFDLDGTRVQLRPEAIASARTRARRTRKPHNVARVTFVREVLNSLVNALARARGVDLGEEREDLVAELREDRDVRREVNLCWMPLTPEKVLAGLYADPARLEAVAPQLSPRDRAALHRADATAWTEADVPLLDELAELLGPLEETATAARAAADREEQIAYARKVLEDFEASGVGNPLVSPELLADRFSGTGPSGTVAERAAADRTWAYGHVVVDEAQELSAMAWRLVERRCPSRSMTLVGDVAQTSNPAGARSWAQALKPVVDDRWRLEELTVNYRTPAKISRVAADVLRSAGIAANPPTPVREGEHDPVAVPLTGLESVVEHVRDRFAALDEGRIAVVAAEEHGPLGSDAVRAAVAAVLPAGAVAASPDDLDATVSVLDVHRAKGLEFDVVVLLEPAAVLRRPRGANDLYVALTRATQELHVLHAEPLPRGMDHL; translated from the coding sequence GTGAGCCAGTCGACCGAACCGAGCGTGACCGACCGCGACGCCGCCGAGGCGGGCGAGGTCGCCCGCGAGGACGCCCACGTCGGCACCCTCTACGCCCGGCTGGACGCGCTGCGCGAGCAGACCGCGGCCCAGCTGGCCGAGGTGCGCCGCACCCTGGCCACCGGCACCCACCAGAACCGCTTCGAGCGCGACGCCTTCGCGACCCTGTACGAGGACCGGCTCTCGCAGCTGTGGTCGGTGGAGAACCGGCTCTGCTTCGGCCGCCTCGACCTGCGCGAGGGCACCCAGGACCCCCGCCGCTACGTCGGCCGGCTCGGCCTGGCCGACGAGCGCGGGACGCAGATCCTCGTGGACTGGCGGGCCCCGGCGGCCCAGGACTTCTACCAGGCGACCGCCGCCGCCCCCCGCGACGTCGTGCGCCGCCGCCACCTGCTGACGGCCGGCCGGCACGTCACCGGCCTCGACGACGAGGTGCTCGTCGCCGCCGACGGGGAACGGACCACGGGCGACGCCGCGCTGCTGGCCGCCGTCACGGCCCCGCGCACGGGCCGCATGGGCGACATCGTCGCGACGATCCAGGCCGAGCAGGACCGGGTGATCCGCGCCTCCGACCGCGGCGTCCTCGTCGTCCAGGGCGGCCCCGGGACGGGCAAGACGGCCGTCGCCCTGCACCGCACGGCGTTCCTGCTCTACACGCACCGCGACCGGCTGGCCCGCAGCGGGGTCCTGCTGCTCGGGCCCAGCCCGGTGTTCCTGCGCTACGTCGAGCAGGTGCTGCCGGCCCTCGGGGAGACCGGCGTCGTCACCCAGACCCTCGGCGAGCTGTACCCCGGGGTCCTCGCCCGGGGCGAGGACTCCCCCGAGGCCGCCCGCGTGAAGGGGTCGCTGCGGATGGTCGACGTCCTCGACGCCGCCGTCGCCGCCCGCGAGCGGGTGCCCGAGGCGCCCCTGCGGTTCGACCTCGACGGCACGCGCGTGCAGCTGCGGCCCGAGGCGATCGCCTCGGCCCGCACCCGCGCCCGGCGCACCCGCAAGCCCCACAACGTGGCCCGCGTGACGTTCGTGCGCGAGGTGCTGAACTCCCTGGTCAACGCCCTGGCCCGCGCCCGCGGCGTCGACCTCGGCGAGGAGCGCGAGGACCTCGTCGCCGAGCTGCGCGAGGACCGCGACGTGCGCCGCGAGGTCAACCTGTGCTGGATGCCGCTGACCCCCGAGAAGGTGCTCGCCGGCCTGTACGCCGACCCCGCGCGCCTGGAGGCCGTCGCCCCGCAGCTGTCCCCGCGCGACCGCGCCGCGCTGCACCGCGCGGACGCCACCGCGTGGACCGAGGCCGACGTCCCGCTGCTCGACGAGCTCGCCGAGCTGCTCGGGCCGCTGGAGGAGACCGCGACGGCGGCGCGCGCGGCCGCCGACCGCGAGGAGCAGATCGCCTACGCCCGCAAGGTCCTGGAGGACTTCGAGGCCTCCGGGGTGGGCAACCCGCTGGTCAGCCCCGAGCTGCTCGCCGACCGGTTCTCCGGGACCGGCCCGAGCGGGACGGTGGCCGAGCGCGCCGCCGCCGACCGCACCTGGGCCTACGGGCACGTCGTCGTCGACGAGGCGCAGGAGCTGTCCGCGATGGCGTGGCGGCTGGTCGAGCGCCGCTGCCCGTCGCGGTCGATGACCCTCGTCGGCGACGTCGCGCAGACGTCGAACCCCGCCGGGGCGCGCAGCTGGGCCCAGGCGCTCAAACCCGTCGTCGACGACCGCTGGCGGCTGGAGGAGCTCACCGTCAACTACCGCACGCCCGCGAAGATCTCCCGGGTCGCCGCCGACGTGCTGCGCAGCGCCGGGATCGCCGCCAACCCCCCGACGCCCGTGCGCGAGGGCGAGCACGACCCCGTCGCCGTCCCGCTCACGGGCCTGGAGTCCGTCGTGGAGCACGTGCGAGACCGGTTCGCCGCGCTCGACGAGGGCCGCATCGCCGTCGTCGCCGCCGAGGAGCACGGGCCGCTGGGCTCGGACGCCGTCCGGGCGGCCGTGGCCGCCGTCCTGCCCGCCGGGGCGGTCGCGGCCTCCCCCGACGACCTCGACGCGACCGTGTCCGTCCTCGACGTCCACCGCGCCAAGGGCCTGGAGTTCGACGTCGTCGTGCTGCTCGAACCGGCCGCCGTCCTGCGCCGGCCGCGGGGCGCGAACGACCTGTACGTGGCCCTGACCCGCGCCACCCAGGAGCTGCACGTCCTGCACGCCGAACCCCTGCCGCGGGGCATGGACCACCTCTGA